The following are encoded together in the Parabacteroides chongii genome:
- a CDS encoding TolC family protein: MQRELLWMKKMVLTVLVLLGVPLASHGQLSLTIEKALDIAEENSPTLRRSHMNLERYQETLVAQRASLKSKFSLNLNPVGYEKNRRFDNRLSQWYTNESFTSSGTFRVDQPILWTDGEISLINTFGWQDNNSNIDGDKNSNKAFNNNLYLQLSQPIFTYNKRKMELKQIEYDYENANISYALQRLNTEKDITNQFYNVYMAQSQLSITREELVNAQQSYDIIKNKVEADLAAKDELFQAELNLATARSSVEEQQVSLENAKDKLKQTLGMSLNEDLMVFAEIEVKPIDVNLQQAISHGLQSRLELRQREIESDELGFDMIKTKALNEFKGDISVSFGLIGDNKRFDKIYENPTQNPRVAISFTVPIFDWGEKKARIRAQKVAQNINKLDFHEDKVDIELNIRQVWRSLENLRTQIKIAEQNVTNAQLTYDLNLTRYREGDLTGMEMSQFQTQLSNKKISYTQALINYKIELLNLKILSLYDFEQNTPIVPMKDLISEK, from the coding sequence ATGCAAAGAGAGTTATTATGGATGAAAAAGATGGTTCTTACGGTCCTGGTCCTGTTGGGAGTGCCGTTGGCATCTCACGGGCAGTTGTCGCTGACCATCGAGAAAGCGTTGGATATTGCGGAAGAGAACAGTCCTACTTTGCGCCGTTCGCATATGAACCTGGAACGGTATCAGGAGACGCTGGTGGCTCAGCGGGCTTCCCTCAAATCCAAGTTTTCCCTGAACCTGAATCCGGTGGGATATGAGAAGAACCGCCGTTTTGATAATCGTTTGTCACAATGGTATACCAATGAATCATTTACATCAAGCGGAACTTTCCGGGTCGACCAGCCTATCTTATGGACGGATGGGGAGATTTCTTTGATCAATACGTTCGGCTGGCAGGATAATAACTCCAATATCGACGGTGATAAGAATAGTAATAAAGCATTCAATAATAATCTGTATCTACAATTGTCCCAGCCGATCTTCACTTATAACAAGCGGAAGATGGAACTGAAGCAGATAGAATACGATTATGAGAATGCCAATATCAGTTATGCCTTGCAGCGCCTGAATACGGAAAAAGATATCACGAATCAGTTCTATAATGTGTATATGGCGCAGAGCCAGCTTTCTATTACCCGCGAAGAGTTGGTAAATGCCCAGCAAAGCTATGATATCATCAAAAATAAGGTAGAGGCTGACCTGGCAGCCAAAGATGAACTGTTCCAGGCGGAGCTGAACCTGGCAACTGCCCGGTCTTCGGTCGAAGAACAGCAGGTATCCCTTGAAAATGCCAAGGATAAGTTGAAACAAACTTTGGGAATGAGCTTGAATGAGGACCTGATGGTCTTTGCAGAGATAGAGGTCAAGCCGATCGATGTCAATCTGCAACAGGCAATCTCCCACGGTCTGCAATCGCGCCTGGAACTTCGCCAGCGGGAAATTGAGAGTGATGAACTTGGTTTTGACATGATCAAGACAAAAGCGTTGAATGAGTTTAAAGGAGATATATCCGTCTCTTTTGGTCTGATCGGTGATAATAAACGTTTTGATAAGATTTATGAGAACCCCACACAAAATCCGCGGGTAGCTATCAGCTTTACGGTACCTATTTTTGACTGGGGAGAAAAGAAAGCCCGTATCCGTGCACAGAAAGTAGCGCAGAATATCAATAAACTCGACTTCCATGAAGATAAGGTGGATATCGAACTGAATATCCGTCAGGTATGGCGTAGCCTGGAAAATCTCCGTACACAGATAAAAATAGCTGAACAGAACGTGACGAATGCACAGTTGACGTATGATCTGAATCTGACCCGCTACCGGGAAGGCGATCTGACCGGTATGGAAATGAGCCAGTTCCAGACGCAGCTGTCGAATAAGAAGATTTCTTATACCCAGGCGCTTATCAATTATAAGATTGAATTATTGAATCTTAAAATACTCTCTTTGTACGATTTCGAGCAGAATACTCCGATCGTTCCGATGAAAGACTTAATATCAGAAAAATAA
- a CDS encoding ABC transporter ATP-binding protein gives MSISIKNLNKVYPNGNHALKDVNLEIPTGMFGLLGPNGAGKSTLMRILVALMEPTSGQVDICGYDLLKQRKEIRSILGYLPQDFRFFAKYKTHEFLDYAARLSGMTNNRQRKQAVDAMLENVGLFDVRERYANKLSGGMKRRLGIAQALIHHPKVIIVDEPTTGLDPEERIRFRNLLSEVSENDVTIILSTHIVGDISSTCNCMALMNKGQVSFYGSPQDMMKQAEGKVWRIKVTSDELHEVDKKYPVISTIPSGSGWEVQVVADEIEGYEAESYPPNLEHAYVYYMENKLNLWTND, from the coding sequence ATGAGTATATCGATAAAGAACCTGAATAAGGTGTATCCGAACGGAAACCACGCCTTGAAAGATGTGAATCTGGAGATACCGACAGGCATGTTTGGCTTGCTCGGACCGAACGGTGCCGGAAAATCTACGTTGATGCGCATTCTGGTCGCTTTGATGGAACCTACCTCGGGGCAAGTGGATATCTGTGGATACGATTTACTGAAACAGCGTAAAGAGATTAGAAGCATATTAGGTTATCTTCCACAGGATTTCCGTTTCTTCGCCAAGTATAAAACACATGAGTTTTTGGATTATGCCGCCCGTTTGTCGGGGATGACCAATAACAGGCAGCGCAAGCAGGCAGTGGATGCCATGCTTGAAAATGTGGGGTTGTTCGATGTGCGTGAACGGTATGCGAATAAGCTGTCGGGGGGTATGAAGCGTCGTCTGGGGATTGCCCAGGCACTGATCCATCATCCGAAAGTAATCATTGTGGATGAACCGACAACGGGGCTTGACCCCGAAGAACGTATCCGTTTCCGTAACCTGCTGTCGGAGGTGAGCGAGAATGATGTGACAATCATCCTTTCCACTCATATTGTGGGAGATATATCCAGTACCTGTAACTGTATGGCACTGATGAATAAAGGACAGGTTTCTTTTTACGGTTCCCCGCAGGATATGATGAAACAGGCGGAAGGGAAAGTATGGCGTATTAAAGTGACGAGTGATGAACTGCATGAAGTGGATAAGAAATATCCTGTTATTTCTACCATTCCCTCCGGCTCCGGATGGGAAGTGCAGGTAGTGGCGGATGAGATCGAAGGATATGAAGCAGAGTCGTATCCTCCCAATCTGGAACATGCTTATGTGTATTATATGGAGAATAAGTTAAATCTCTGGACCAACGATTAA
- the rbr gene encoding rubrerythrin has translation MEKSIKGTRTEQNLLKSFAGESQARSRYTFFASVAKKEGYEQIAGVFMETAEQEKEHAKRFFKFLEGGMVEITASYPAGVIGTTMENLAAAADGENEEWADLYPAFADIAEEEGFKQIAVAFRMIAKVEAEHEKRYRKLLANLTEGKVFEKDEAIFWQCRNCGFVIEAKKAPMKCPACEHPQAYFEPMKQNY, from the coding sequence ATGGAAAAAAGTATTAAAGGTACACGTACCGAACAAAATCTGCTTAAATCATTTGCCGGAGAATCTCAGGCAAGAAGTCGTTACACATTTTTTGCAAGCGTAGCTAAGAAAGAAGGTTACGAACAAATTGCTGGTGTATTTATGGAAACAGCTGAACAGGAAAAAGAACATGCAAAGCGTTTCTTCAAATTCCTGGAAGGCGGTATGGTGGAAATTACTGCTTCTTATCCTGCAGGCGTGATCGGCACGACTATGGAGAATTTGGCGGCTGCAGCTGACGGTGAAAATGAAGAATGGGCTGACTTATATCCTGCTTTTGCCGATATCGCAGAAGAAGAAGGCTTCAAACAAATCGCTGTCGCTTTCAGAATGATTGCCAAGGTAGAAGCTGAACACGAAAAACGTTATCGTAAATTACTGGCTAACCTGACTGAAGGTAAAGTCTTCGAAAAAGACGAAGCTATCTTCTGGCAGTGCCGCAACTGTGGTTTCGTGATCGAAGCAAAGAAAGCTCCGATGAAATGTCCGGCATGTGAACATCCGCAGGCTTACTTCGAACCGATGAAACAGAACTATTAA
- a CDS encoding efflux RND transporter periplasmic adaptor subunit, with the protein MKQYNHTLVSLLLLAVITTGCNNQPQNAPSDIATPVSVKELKKGSISKLINTTGTAQPTYGVDLNSEMSGLYKLQVNPKTGKPFKLGDLVTKGQLIIRLEDKEYENGIAIDAKELSLEIAEQEQTKQKALYEKGGVTLSEMRNTEVKVTNARYDLENAKLNLEKMNVKAPFDGVIVNLPHYTTDVRVEQGKPMVGLMDYARMYMDVNLPESAISYVKADQPVFITHYTLPEDTLKAVISELSPAISTETRTFKGKILIQNSGMKLRPGMFVKADIVVDRADSAIIIPKDVVQSNRRRKYVFIVDKNTAILRNIKTGLEDEDNIEVLEGLKENDNLVVKGFETLKENSKVKVQK; encoded by the coding sequence ATGAAACAATATAATCATACCCTTGTATCTCTTTTATTACTTGCCGTAATAACAACCGGTTGTAACAACCAGCCGCAAAATGCTCCCAGCGATATCGCCACGCCGGTATCCGTGAAGGAGTTGAAAAAAGGTTCTATCAGCAAACTGATCAACACGACCGGGACGGCACAGCCAACCTATGGTGTCGATCTTAATTCAGAGATGAGCGGTCTGTATAAATTGCAGGTAAACCCGAAAACCGGAAAACCGTTCAAACTGGGTGACCTGGTTACAAAAGGACAGTTGATCATCCGTCTGGAAGATAAAGAATATGAAAATGGTATCGCCATAGATGCGAAAGAACTGAGTCTGGAGATAGCCGAGCAGGAACAGACGAAACAAAAGGCACTTTATGAAAAAGGGGGTGTGACATTGAGTGAAATGCGTAACACCGAAGTGAAGGTGACCAATGCCCGCTATGACCTGGAGAATGCCAAACTCAACCTGGAGAAGATGAATGTGAAAGCGCCTTTCGACGGGGTTATCGTCAATCTGCCTCATTATACGACGGATGTAAGGGTGGAGCAGGGAAAACCGATGGTCGGATTGATGGATTATGCCCGGATGTATATGGATGTCAATCTGCCGGAGAGTGCTATCAGCTATGTGAAAGCCGATCAGCCGGTGTTTATCACGCATTATACGTTGCCGGAAGATACGTTGAAAGCCGTGATCAGTGAACTGTCGCCGGCTATCAGCACGGAAACCCGTACCTTCAAAGGGAAGATATTGATACAGAACAGTGGCATGAAACTGCGTCCGGGTATGTTTGTCAAAGCGGATATTGTGGTAGACCGTGCCGATAGTGCCATTATCATACCGAAAGATGTCGTACAATCCAACCGTCGCCGCAAATATGTGTTCATTGTAGACAAGAACACGGCCATCCTCCGGAACATCAAGACCGGACTGGAAGATGAAGATAATATCGAAGTACTGGAAGGATTAAAGGAAAACGACAATCTTGTTGTCAAAGGCTTCGAGACATTGAAGGAGAATAGCAAAGTGAAGGTACAAAAATAG
- a CDS encoding efflux RND transporter permease subunit yields the protein MKNIVKFAVSNPVTICMVVLAILLLGKISYDQLSVDLLPDLNNPRLFIELKAGERPPEEIEKQFVKNMESMAIRQSDVTQVSSVVKAGSARITVEYTWTKDMDEAFLDLQKAMNPFSQNKDITELKITQHDPNQSPVILIGLSHQTITDMAELRKVAESYIRNELIRLEGVAEVTLSGQEENTLIIQTDPYKLDAFGLKIEDIASRIEANNQSISGGRVSELGLQYLVKSSSLFGSEADFENLIVGYKPVTKQETAANASQNTGTDAAADKAPLFLREVATVQFENARPDNIVRINGQRSIGLSIYKEMRYNTVKVVDGVSRQLAVIEQALPGYHFKVITNQGTFIKNAIGEVKESAVLGIILAVIILFVFLRRFGTTLIVSMAIPISIVATFNLMFFNGLTLNIMTLGGLALGAGMLVDNAIVVIESIFRNQERGVPVREATITGTSEVAGAVIASTLTTIVVFLPIVYLHGASGELFKDQAWTVTFSLVSSLFVAILVIPMLYDRLVGRGGSRTALTEGAALPTVAASSKGLQMTGYSRLLRKLISHRWLVIGAAVGLMVVTVFLLPFIGTEFMPRTESKAFTVVVKMPEGTRLERTASAVDNLEQLLYAITGDSLSTVYSHIGEGSGSENAIFEGENTAMMKVILSPACPVSPEAVIEQLVRTAENPDGLELTIKQEENSLSSLLGSEGAPIVVEVRGEELDEIAAITEEVKNRMQDVSGLYNILSSIEDGAPEITVSIDRTMAGINNLSVSTVIEQLKQQLGGKEAGKMEYRGEMRDIIIKVPDIPLGALGDLVIKNGEQQFRLREIATLEESQAPKEIYRRNQNRISKVMANMDTGKSLDKLAEEIRRSVKDIELPANYSITVTGEEEKRQESMNSLLFALALSVILVYMVLASQFESLLHPFTILLTIPLAVVGAILLFFLTGTTINMMGVIGIVMLVGIAVNNSIILVDRINQLKTDRDLTDAIVEAGQQRIRPIIMTTLTTILALLPMTFSFGEGASLRSPMAIAVIGGLLTSTLMSLMVIPCVYYILEKEKTGLMNRRA from the coding sequence ATGAAGAACATTGTCAAATTTGCAGTAAGCAATCCGGTCACTATCTGTATGGTTGTACTGGCAATTCTGTTGCTGGGAAAGATATCCTACGATCAGTTGAGTGTGGACCTGCTGCCCGACCTGAATAATCCCCGGCTGTTCATCGAGCTGAAGGCCGGCGAACGTCCGCCGGAAGAGATAGAGAAGCAGTTCGTCAAAAATATGGAGTCGATGGCGATCCGGCAAAGCGATGTGACACAGGTTTCGTCGGTAGTCAAGGCCGGTTCGGCCCGTATCACTGTGGAATATACCTGGACGAAAGATATGGATGAGGCTTTCCTCGATCTGCAGAAAGCGATGAATCCGTTTTCCCAGAATAAGGATATTACCGAGTTGAAGATTACGCAACACGATCCCAATCAGTCGCCGGTTATCCTGATCGGTTTGTCCCATCAGACTATAACAGATATGGCGGAGCTGCGGAAAGTGGCTGAGAGTTATATCCGGAACGAACTGATCCGGTTGGAAGGCGTTGCTGAAGTAACTTTGTCCGGCCAGGAGGAAAATACCCTGATCATACAGACCGACCCGTATAAACTGGATGCTTTCGGATTGAAGATAGAAGATATTGCCTCCCGTATCGAGGCGAACAACCAAAGTATATCCGGCGGCCGTGTCAGCGAGCTGGGATTGCAGTATCTGGTAAAAAGCTCCAGTCTGTTCGGCTCAGAGGCTGATTTTGAAAATCTGATCGTCGGCTATAAGCCTGTGACGAAGCAGGAGACGGCAGCGAATGCCTCTCAGAATACAGGGACGGATGCAGCGGCAGACAAGGCTCCGCTTTTCCTGCGGGAAGTCGCTACCGTTCAATTTGAGAATGCGCGTCCCGATAATATCGTCCGCATCAACGGACAGCGGAGTATCGGTCTTTCCATCTATAAGGAAATGCGTTATAATACGGTCAAGGTGGTGGATGGCGTATCCCGTCAGCTGGCTGTTATCGAACAGGCGTTGCCCGGATATCATTTTAAGGTGATAACCAATCAGGGGACGTTTATCAAGAATGCGATCGGAGAGGTGAAGGAGAGTGCAGTCCTGGGTATTATCCTGGCTGTCATCATCCTGTTTGTTTTCCTTCGCCGGTTCGGAACTACATTGATTGTCAGTATGGCTATTCCGATCTCGATCGTGGCGACTTTCAATCTGATGTTTTTCAACGGACTTACGCTGAATATAATGACGCTCGGAGGATTGGCACTGGGAGCCGGGATGTTGGTGGATAATGCCATTGTGGTTATCGAAAGCATCTTCCGGAACCAGGAGAGAGGCGTACCTGTGAGGGAAGCGACCATTACAGGAACTTCCGAGGTGGCGGGGGCGGTGATTGCTTCGACGCTGACTACGATCGTGGTGTTCCTGCCGATCGTCTATCTGCACGGGGCTTCGGGCGAATTGTTCAAGGACCAGGCATGGACGGTGACGTTCTCGCTGGTATCGTCGCTGTTTGTGGCGATATTGGTGATACCGATGTTGTATGATCGGTTGGTCGGTAGGGGCGGTTCGCGAACCGCCCTTACGGAAGGGGCTGCTCTTCCGACTGTGGCAGCCTCATCGAAAGGCCTTCAGATGACAGGATATAGTCGCCTCTTGCGCAAGCTGATCAGTCATCGCTGGCTGGTTATCGGTGCGGCTGTCGGGCTGATGGTCGTAACGGTTTTCCTGTTGCCGTTTATCGGGACGGAGTTTATGCCGCGGACGGAAAGCAAGGCGTTTACCGTCGTGGTGAAAATGCCGGAAGGAACGCGGCTGGAACGTACAGCTTCGGCTGTCGACAATCTGGAACAGCTGCTTTATGCCATTACGGGAGATAGCCTGTCGACCGTTTACAGCCATATCGGTGAAGGAAGCGGTTCGGAAAATGCTATTTTCGAAGGCGAGAATACGGCAATGATGAAAGTGATCCTTTCTCCCGCCTGTCCGGTATCACCGGAAGCGGTGATCGAACAGCTGGTACGTACGGCGGAGAATCCGGACGGACTGGAGCTGACTATCAAGCAGGAAGAAAACTCACTGAGTTCGTTGCTGGGCAGCGAAGGAGCCCCTATCGTTGTCGAGGTGAGAGGAGAGGAGCTGGACGAGATAGCCGCTATTACAGAAGAAGTGAAGAACCGGATGCAGGATGTTTCCGGCCTTTATAATATCCTATCGTCTATCGAAGACGGTGCCCCGGAGATCACCGTCTCCATCGACCGGACGATGGCAGGTATCAACAACCTGAGCGTATCGACCGTAATCGAACAGTTGAAACAGCAGCTGGGCGGGAAGGAGGCGGGAAAGATGGAATACCGCGGAGAGATGCGCGATATCATTATTAAAGTACCTGATATCCCTCTCGGTGCCTTGGGCGACCTGGTCATCAAGAATGGCGAGCAGCAATTCCGTCTGCGTGAGATAGCGACCCTGGAAGAATCGCAGGCTCCGAAAGAGATCTACCGGCGCAACCAGAACCGCATCAGTAAAGTGATGGCAAATATGGATACGGGTAAATCGCTCGATAAGCTGGCGGAAGAGATCCGCCGGTCGGTCAAGGATATTGAATTGCCTGCCAATTATTCCATCACCGTAACGGGAGAAGAGGAAAAACGACAGGAGTCGATGAACAGCCTGCTGTTCGCCCTTGCCTTGTCGGTCATCCTCGTTTATATGGTGCTGGCATCGCAGTTCGAATCGCTTTTGCATCCGTTCACGATCCTGTTGACCATCCCCTTGGCGGTAGTCGGCGCTATCCTGCTGTTTTTCCTGACAGGGACGACGATCAATATGATGGGTGTGATCGGTATCGTGATGCTGGTCGGTATTGCCGTGAACAACTCGATCATCCTGGTGGACCGTATCAACCAGCTGAAGACGGATCGCGACCTGACTGATGCGATTGTCGAAGCAGGCCAGCAACGTATCCGGCCGATCATCATGACAACGCTGACCACTATCCTGGCATTGCTCCCGATGACGTTCAGTTTCGGTGAAGGGGCTTCGCTCCGTTCGCCGATGGCAATAGCCGTGATCGGCGGGTTGCTGACGTCTACTTTAATGAGTTTGATGGTCATTCCATGTGTATATTATATTTTGGAGAAGGAGAAAACGGGCTTAATGAATAGAAGAGCATGA
- a CDS encoding xanthan lyase, which produces MSFINNIQSVAKYESKILIRSWFFKVFMVLAILILGFFDFGMLVADNGGGMWMLKALPSNLPYLNLLLLNTGQAVICIFLASEFLKRDKKLDTSEVFYVRPLSNAEYVIGKIWGNLRVFLILNLIVMGMALIFNLITSGMAVDWGAYLLYFFLISIPTLVFIIGLSIFLMLVLKNQALTFIILLGYIGLTLFYISDKFYYLFDYMAYSLPLVKSTIVGFTNWETVLNHRAIYFFAGLAFIFFTIFLFRRLPNSSRSNYPWLFLSLCMLSISGAAGYKHVHSILGQGETRALYTEINNKYVHTPKMIIEQYDISLEQQPETFVSEVTMKGLALEPATVFTFCLNPGLQVQEIKRGGNNLDFKRDNQILLVDFGQEIIPGDTVTFSVKYGGKIDSKFCYLDIPAEVLQKEYRDFLFNIDKQYVFQTEDYLLFTPETYWYPRPGTAYSNVSPDWQQTYFSKFGLQVKPLPGLTPLSQGEGVKEEDGSYSFAPEYPVQAISLIVGKYKQQSLESDSTLYSIWHIEGNDYYTATFDSILDTIPSFVRNMRENLERTYRLSYPFNRFSVIEVPVQFSTYTRAWSQAQETVQPEMVLFPEKGCVFGQLDVDKAWRNQMKWSKRGGREITEEEAKIRALNNFFWIFQRSEGNYNFSSAGRGNYNISSQSNPYFLFPQLYNYRYNIFSPDWPVANTAIELYLQKKSDNYGWERDINGISNNEKASLLMEKQGFKELLANVEYRDLLENIVSLKIYRLFADPEISIGVNAFRDSVYALLEQNTFRNIQFESLLDTLGNISHTDIRSGLSEWLHPTPLPYYSLGRPDVTRITNRGQEVFVLRMQVSNNSDHDGIVHIDIQGVGRRDQNNIDPRTSRKIPLAAHQTKELVSVWEEAPRDVAVNTLISGNLPSVINQPVGNIKQERRQTIDTEGDFIVSASSQDIGGEIIVDNEDTTLFVLSEPDVVGMLPKWLDKVEDTSFKYSGVSDWRPPLQWTATTNANYYGKYIRSAYVIKSGNGSQTATWKIPVPAEGQYDAYYYVSKNNEMRYNDRAQGEYRFKVRQGEETEDAYIDLRKANEGWEQLGVYYFVADTAYIVLSNECKLRSVTADAVKLVKR; this is translated from the coding sequence ATGTCGTTTATCAACAATATACAATCGGTAGCAAAATACGAAAGCAAAATATTGATCCGGAGTTGGTTCTTTAAAGTGTTTATGGTACTGGCGATACTGATACTCGGATTCTTTGACTTCGGCATGCTCGTGGCGGATAACGGCGGAGGTATGTGGATGTTGAAAGCACTCCCTTCCAATTTGCCTTATCTCAATCTGTTACTGCTCAATACCGGCCAGGCGGTGATTTGTATCTTTCTTGCTTCGGAGTTTTTGAAAAGGGATAAGAAGCTGGATACTTCGGAGGTCTTTTATGTCCGTCCGTTGAGTAATGCCGAATATGTGATCGGGAAGATCTGGGGAAACCTGCGGGTATTCCTGATACTGAACCTGATTGTGATGGGGATGGCTTTGATTTTTAATCTGATTACTTCGGGTATGGCAGTAGACTGGGGAGCGTATCTTCTGTATTTCTTCCTGATAAGCATCCCGACACTGGTTTTTATTATCGGTCTGTCTATTTTCCTGATGCTGGTGTTAAAGAACCAAGCGCTTACCTTTATTATCTTATTGGGATATATCGGACTGACCTTGTTTTATATCAGCGATAAGTTCTATTACCTGTTCGATTATATGGCCTATAGCCTGCCGTTGGTAAAGTCGACTATCGTCGGTTTTACGAATTGGGAAACTGTATTGAATCACCGGGCTATCTATTTTTTTGCCGGACTGGCTTTTATATTCTTTACGATCTTTCTGTTCCGGCGGTTGCCTAATTCGTCGCGCAGCAATTATCCGTGGTTATTCCTATCACTCTGTATGTTGTCGATAAGTGGCGCGGCGGGATACAAACATGTTCATTCTATTTTGGGACAAGGAGAAACGCGGGCGTTGTATACGGAAATCAATAATAAATATGTGCATACGCCTAAAATGATCATCGAGCAATATGATATTTCACTGGAGCAACAACCGGAAACATTCGTTTCGGAAGTAACGATGAAGGGGTTGGCATTGGAACCGGCTACGGTATTTACTTTCTGCCTGAATCCGGGTTTACAGGTGCAGGAGATAAAGAGGGGAGGGAACAACCTCGATTTTAAAAGGGATAATCAGATCCTATTGGTTGATTTCGGTCAGGAGATCATCCCGGGTGACACGGTCACTTTTTCCGTTAAATACGGAGGGAAGATCGATAGTAAATTCTGTTACCTGGATATTCCGGCAGAGGTTTTACAGAAAGAATACAGGGATTTCCTGTTCAATATAGATAAGCAATATGTATTTCAAACGGAAGATTACTTGTTGTTCACTCCGGAAACCTATTGGTATCCGCGTCCGGGAACGGCTTACAGCAATGTGAGTCCGGACTGGCAACAGACTTATTTCAGTAAATTCGGTTTGCAGGTGAAGCCGCTTCCGGGATTGACCCCGCTTTCACAGGGGGAAGGGGTAAAGGAGGAAGACGGGTCTTATTCGTTTGCTCCTGAATATCCGGTACAGGCTATTTCCCTGATCGTGGGGAAATATAAACAACAAAGTCTGGAGTCGGACAGTACATTATATAGTATTTGGCATATCGAAGGGAATGATTACTATACGGCTACATTCGATTCTATCCTCGATACGATACCGAGTTTTGTCCGTAATATGCGGGAGAACCTGGAGCGTACCTATCGGTTGAGTTATCCGTTCAACCGTTTCTCTGTGATCGAAGTACCGGTACAATTCTCTACCTATACCCGTGCCTGGTCGCAAGCCCAGGAAACTGTTCAGCCCGAGATGGTCCTTTTCCCGGAAAAGGGATGTGTATTCGGACAACTCGATGTGGATAAAGCCTGGCGTAACCAGATGAAATGGTCGAAGAGGGGAGGACGTGAGATTACGGAAGAAGAGGCGAAGATACGTGCACTGAATAATTTCTTCTGGATTTTCCAGCGCTCCGAGGGAAACTATAATTTCTCTTCTGCCGGACGCGGTAATTACAATATTTCTTCGCAGTCAAATCCCTATTTCCTGTTTCCCCAGTTATATAACTACCGGTATAATATCTTTTCTCCCGATTGGCCGGTTGCCAATACAGCCATCGAACTTTACCTGCAGAAGAAATCGGATAACTATGGTTGGGAACGAGATATAAACGGTATCAGTAACAATGAAAAGGCAAGCTTGCTGATGGAAAAGCAGGGATTTAAGGAACTTCTGGCTAATGTGGAATACCGTGATTTACTGGAAAATATCGTCAGTCTGAAGATCTACCGACTGTTTGCCGATCCGGAAATCAGTATCGGGGTGAACGCATTCAGGGATTCCGTATATGCCTTGCTGGAACAGAATACATTCCGGAATATCCAGTTTGAGAGTCTGTTGGATACATTAGGGAATATCAGCCATACGGATATCCGTTCGGGATTGTCGGAGTGGTTGCATCCGACACCTTTGCCTTATTATAGTCTGGGACGGCCCGATGTGACACGGATTACGAATCGGGGACAGGAGGTCTTTGTCCTCAGAATGCAGGTCAGCAATAATTCTGATCACGACGGAATTGTTCATATAGATATACAAGGAGTGGGCAGGCGTGATCAGAATAACATCGATCCGCGAACCAGCCGGAAGATCCCTTTGGCGGCCCATCAGACGAAAGAGTTGGTGTCCGTATGGGAAGAGGCTCCGCGTGATGTCGCTGTCAATACCTTGATATCCGGCAATCTGCCGAGTGTGATCAATCAGCCTGTAGGGAATATCAAACAGGAGAGGAGGCAGACTATAGATACGGAAGGTGATTTCATTGTTTCAGCTTCTTCGCAGGATATCGGAGGGGAGATTATTGTCGATAATGAAGATACGACTTTGTTTGTCTTGTCCGAACCGGATGTGGTAGGTATGCTGCCAAAATGGCTGGATAAGGTGGAAGATACCTCGTTTAAGTATTCCGGTGTCTCCGACTGGCGTCCGCCCTTGCAATGGACGGCTACGACGAATGCTAATTATTACGGAAAATACATCCGTTCGGCTTATGTGATAAAAAGCGGTAACGGCAGCCAGACAGCAACCTGGAAGATCCCTGTACCTGCCGAAGGACAGTATGATGCTTATTATTATGTCAGCAAGAACAACGAAATGCGGTATAACGACCGTGCCCAGGGTGAGTACCGTTTCAAGGTAAGACAGGGAGAAGAAACGGAGGATGCTTATATCGACCTCCGCAAAGCGAATGAGGGATGGGAACAGTTGGGCGTCTATTATTTTGTAGCCGATACTGCTTACATTGTCCTGTCAAACGAATGCAAATTAAGAAGTGTAACGGCGGATGCCGTCAAACTGGTAAAACGTTAA